From Streptomyces sp. GSL17-111, one genomic window encodes:
- a CDS encoding YlxR family protein — MSGRTRDPACPERTCVGCRERSAKADLLRVVVIEGECVPDLRGTLPGRGAYLHPSLACCDLALRRRAFPRAFRVTGGSGPLGTEQLRRYVERAPREAGDTEHNATP, encoded by the coding sequence GTGTCTGGCCGCACACGTGACCCAGCCTGCCCCGAGCGCACCTGCGTGGGGTGCCGGGAACGATCGGCCAAGGCCGACCTGCTGCGTGTGGTGGTGATCGAGGGCGAATGCGTCCCCGATCTTCGCGGTACGCTGCCCGGCCGGGGTGCGTACCTGCATCCCAGCCTCGCCTGCTGCGATCTGGCGCTCCGGCGCCGGGCGTTTCCGCGGGCCTTCCGGGTCACGGGAGGTTCCGGTCCGCTCGGGACGGAGCAACTGCGCCGGTACGTGGAGCGGGCGCCCCGGGAGGCCGGGGACACCGAGCACAACGCAACACCGTAA
- the nusA gene encoding transcription termination factor NusA: MDIDMSALRGLVREKEVSFDLLVEAIEAALLIAYHRTEGSRRHARVELNRDSGHVTVWAKEDAADLAEGQEPREFDDTPTGFGRIAATTAKQVILQRLRDAEEEVTFGEYAGREGDIVTGVVQQGKDPKSVLVDIGKMEAILPPQEQVPGEVYRHGTRLRSYVVRVAKGVRGASVTLSRTHPNLVRKLFALEVPEIADGSVEIAAIAREAGHRTKIAVRSTRAGLNAKGACIGPMGGRVRNVMAELHGEKIDIVDWSDDPAELVANALSPARVSRVEVVDEATRSARVTVPDYQLSLAIGKEGQNARLAARLTGWRIDIRPDRTPGEESGEDSGTAPGEAAAGV, encoded by the coding sequence GTGGACATCGACATGAGCGCCCTGCGGGGACTGGTCCGGGAGAAGGAGGTCTCCTTCGACCTGCTGGTCGAGGCGATCGAGGCGGCGCTGCTCATCGCCTACCACCGCACCGAGGGCAGCCGCCGGCACGCCCGCGTCGAGCTGAACCGCGACAGCGGCCACGTGACGGTGTGGGCCAAGGAGGACGCCGCCGACCTCGCGGAGGGCCAGGAGCCGCGCGAGTTCGACGACACCCCGACCGGCTTCGGCCGGATCGCCGCGACCACCGCCAAGCAGGTCATCCTCCAGCGCCTGCGGGACGCGGAGGAGGAGGTCACCTTCGGCGAGTACGCCGGGCGTGAGGGCGACATCGTGACCGGCGTCGTCCAGCAGGGCAAGGACCCCAAGAGCGTCCTGGTCGACATCGGCAAGATGGAGGCCATCCTGCCGCCGCAGGAGCAGGTGCCCGGTGAGGTCTACCGGCACGGCACCCGGCTGCGCTCCTACGTCGTGCGGGTGGCCAAGGGCGTGCGCGGCGCCTCCGTGACCCTCTCGCGCACCCACCCCAACCTCGTGCGCAAGTTGTTCGCGCTGGAGGTTCCGGAGATCGCCGACGGTTCGGTGGAGATCGCGGCCATCGCCCGCGAAGCCGGCCACCGCACCAAGATCGCGGTGCGTTCCACCCGTGCGGGCCTCAACGCCAAGGGTGCCTGCATCGGCCCCATGGGCGGCCGGGTGCGGAACGTCATGGCCGAACTGCACGGCGAGAAGATCGACATCGTCGACTGGTCGGACGACCCCGCCGAACTGGTCGCCAACGCCCTGTCGCCCGCCCGCGTGAGCCGCGTCGAGGTCGTCGACGAGGCCACCCGGTCGGCCCGGGTCACCGTGCCGGACTACCAGCTCTCGCTGGCCATCGGCAAGGAGGGGCAGAACGCCCGGCTGGCGGCCCGTCTCACCGGCTGGCGCATCGACATCCGCCCCGACCGGACGCCGGGCGAGGAGTCCGGTGAGGACTCCGGGACGGCTCCGGGGGAGGCGGCGGCGGGCGTCTGA
- the rimP gene encoding ribosome maturation factor RimP: MSTTQIDRLRGLLEPLVTERGLDLEELTVTPAGKRRVLRVVVDSDEGVQLDACAELSRAASAALDENDPMGSAPYVLEVTSPGADRPLTEPRHYRRAVGRLITARLHEGGDLTARLLAVDASGLDLEVPGVKGRKPTRRRVELGEIARARVEIEFNRPAARDDRDDNSDNDDNSDNDDNSDNESDGEA, encoded by the coding sequence ATGAGCACCACCCAGATCGATCGGCTGCGCGGGCTGCTGGAGCCGCTCGTCACCGAGCGCGGGCTGGATCTCGAAGAACTCACCGTCACGCCGGCCGGCAAGCGCCGCGTCCTGCGCGTCGTCGTGGACTCCGACGAGGGTGTGCAGCTCGACGCCTGCGCCGAACTGAGCCGGGCCGCCTCCGCCGCGCTGGACGAGAACGATCCGATGGGCTCGGCCCCCTACGTCCTCGAAGTCACCTCCCCGGGCGCCGACCGGCCGCTGACCGAGCCGCGGCACTACCGCCGCGCCGTCGGCCGGCTGATCACGGCCCGGCTGCACGAGGGCGGCGACCTCACGGCCCGCCTGCTGGCCGTCGACGCGAGCGGCCTCGACCTGGAGGTGCCCGGGGTGAAGGGGCGCAAGCCCACCCGGCGGCGCGTGGAGCTCGGCGAGATCGCCCGGGCGCGGGTCGAGATCGAGTTCAACCGTCCCGCCGCCCGCGACGACCGCGACGACAACAGCGACAACGACGACAACAGCGACAACGACGACAACAGCGACAACGAGAGTGACGGGGAGGCGTAG
- a CDS encoding DUF4439 domain-containing protein produces MAETRRSEKEHPETERSERELTALQAALAAEHAAVYGYGVVGARTDADGHRAAREAHTAHRARRDALARAVRELGGTPTAAAAGYVLPYAVPDAATAARFAAELEDRVAGVYADLVRAGGGERRREAAGALREAALRAARWRGGGVAFPGLAERTADARSGGGADGSR; encoded by the coding sequence ATGGCGGAGACGCGGCGGTCGGAGAAGGAGCACCCGGAGACGGAGCGCTCGGAGAGGGAGCTGACGGCTCTCCAGGCGGCGCTGGCCGCCGAGCACGCGGCGGTGTACGGCTACGGCGTGGTGGGCGCGCGGACGGACGCGGACGGCCACCGGGCGGCGCGGGAGGCGCACACCGCGCACCGGGCCCGGCGGGACGCGCTGGCCCGGGCGGTGCGGGAGCTGGGCGGGACGCCGACGGCGGCGGCGGCCGGGTACGTCCTGCCGTACGCGGTACCGGACGCGGCGACGGCGGCACGGTTCGCCGCCGAGTTGGAGGACCGGGTCGCCGGGGTGTACGCCGATCTGGTGCGGGCGGGTGGCGGGGAACGGCGGCGGGAGGCCGCCGGGGCGCTGCGCGAAGCGGCCCTCCGGGCGGCGCGCTGGCGGGGTGGCGGCGTAGCCTTCCCTGGTCTTGCCGAACGCACGGCCGACGCCCGGAGCGGGGGCGGTGCGGACGGCAGCCGGTGA
- a CDS encoding aminoglycoside phosphotransferase family protein, which yields MASALPPQPPQRLVRALSPDHPWLAGVPALSQRLLEQWELTPERTVLPGGRTSVVVLVRRADGSPAALKLCAPNGAGARAEAAALARWDGLGAVRLLRSDVAAGALLLERLHGEVSLRSLPEDKAMLESSSAVRRLWVPPEAGGFVFTTVAEHTGAEVERVLGRAPEDVRPLVDAALAVRGELLADAPEGVLLHGDFRQGAVLASDADRSPWLAVGPEPLVGEPAFDLARLARDRLHDLVASPGAGAATRRRVQRLADSLDVDRERLRGWALYRAVESGVRHVLAGDREDGELLLEFAAWL from the coding sequence ATGGCCTCCGCTCTGCCCCCGCAGCCGCCGCAGCGTCTGGTCCGCGCCCTGAGCCCGGACCACCCCTGGCTCGCCGGAGTTCCGGCGCTGTCGCAACGGCTGCTGGAGCAGTGGGAGCTGACGCCGGAGCGGACCGTGCTGCCGGGGGGCCGGACCAGTGTGGTGGTGCTGGTGCGGCGGGCCGACGGCAGTCCGGCGGCGCTCAAGCTGTGCGCCCCGAACGGCGCGGGGGCACGGGCGGAGGCCGCGGCACTGGCCCGTTGGGACGGCCTCGGGGCGGTGCGGTTGCTGCGCTCCGACGTGGCGGCGGGGGCGCTGCTGCTGGAGCGGCTGCACGGTGAGGTCTCGCTGCGGTCGCTGCCCGAGGACAAGGCGATGCTGGAGTCCAGCTCGGCGGTCCGGCGGCTGTGGGTGCCGCCCGAGGCGGGCGGGTTCGTGTTCACCACGGTGGCCGAGCACACCGGAGCCGAGGTGGAGCGGGTCCTCGGCCGGGCGCCGGAGGACGTCCGTCCGCTGGTGGACGCGGCGCTGGCGGTGCGGGGCGAGCTGCTGGCCGACGCCCCGGAGGGCGTGCTGCTGCACGGTGACTTCCGGCAGGGCGCGGTCCTGGCGTCGGACGCCGACCGCTCGCCGTGGCTGGCCGTCGGGCCGGAGCCGCTGGTCGGCGAGCCGGCGTTCGACCTGGCCCGGCTCGCCCGCGACCGGCTGCACGACCTGGTGGCCTCCCCCGGTGCGGGGGCGGCCACGCGGCGCCGCGTGCAGCGGCTGGCCGACTCGCTGGACGTGGACCGGGAGCGGCTGCGCGGCTGGGCGCTGTACCGGGCCGTGGAGTCGGGCGTGCGGCACGTCCTGGCCGGTGACCGGGAGGACGGCGAGCTGCTGCTGGAGTTCGCGGCCTGGCTCTGA
- a CDS encoding GNAT family N-acetyltransferase, protein MADVEVGPLDLAARVDEALAVQALAFGLTDDEIGIRRPIVLRHLTVPGARALGATTREGRLVGFVYGLPNDRAQWWSTVVEPYLRRAGTDAWLDHAFTITELHVHPAHQRHGLGVRLITALTDDAPQPHSILSAVDTESPARALYRRLGYHDLARGVLFPSAPHPYAVMGAPLPLRRLRR, encoded by the coding sequence ATGGCAGACGTGGAGGTGGGACCACTCGACCTGGCAGCCCGGGTGGACGAGGCGCTGGCCGTCCAGGCGCTGGCGTTCGGCCTCACCGACGACGAGATCGGCATCCGCCGCCCCATCGTGCTGCGTCACCTCACCGTGCCCGGTGCCCGCGCCCTCGGGGCGACCACCCGCGAGGGGCGGCTCGTCGGCTTCGTGTACGGGCTGCCCAACGACCGGGCCCAGTGGTGGTCCACCGTCGTGGAGCCCTACCTGCGCCGGGCGGGCACCGACGCCTGGCTCGACCACGCCTTCACCATCACGGAGTTGCACGTCCACCCCGCCCACCAGCGGCACGGCCTCGGCGTCCGGCTCATCACCGCCCTCACCGACGACGCCCCGCAGCCGCACTCGATCCTGTCCGCCGTCGACACCGAGAGCCCGGCCCGCGCCCTCTACCGGCGGTTGGGCTACCACGACCTCGCGCGCGGCGTCCTCTTCCCCAGCGCACCGCACCCCTACGCCGTCATGGGCGCACCCCTGCCGCTGCGCCGCCTGAGGCGCTGA